The sequence below is a genomic window from Thalassobaculum sp. OXR-137.
CAGCATGACCGTGTTGTGGTCGCTGTCGCCGGCGGTGGCGACGCTGTCCTCCACCGAACCCTGGTAATAGGACAGGGAGACCGAGGCGTCGCCGAAGGCATAGGCGACGCCGATGTCGAAGCCGTCGCCGTCGAACGAGGTCGCCGTGTCGGTGCCGCCGCCCGGGTTGCCCTGGGTGTTGGCGTAGGATCCGCCGACGGTGAACCCGGCATAGGTAAGGTTGGCGCCGAAGCTGTACCCCTGAGCGTCGTCGCCGGCGGCACCCACGCCGTCCGGCTTGTCGGCGAACAGGTATCCCGCGGCCAGCGCCACCTCGACATCGCCGAACTCCTGAACGAAGTTCGCGCCCAGCGAGAAGCCGTCGCGGTAGATGTCGCCCGACGGCTGGATGTTGCTGTCACGCTCGAACTCCGGAATGTAGGAGAAACCGAACTGGAAGCCGGAGAAGCGGGGCGTGTAGTAGTTGATCTTCGACGCCTGGTCTTCGCCGAGATACAGGTAGGTGGACTGGAAGGCGGAATCCGCATCCGCGCCGGTCAGGTTGACCACCCAGTCGGAGATGTCGCTGTCGTTGATGCCGAAGCCGACATCCGGAGCGGCGTAATGCATGATCGCCGCGACGCTGTCGGTCTGACCGACTTCGAGCCGGCCGGCCGAGCTTTCCAGATACAGCATCGAGCCGTCGATCTGGTCGGAGCCCGAGGACATCGCGTCCAACCCGACTTCCATGCCGACCGCGAGGCCGTTGTCGAGGATAAGCTCGCCGCCGAACACGAGCGTGCCGTCGGTCTTCACATCGAAGCCGGTGAAGTCGCCGGTATTCGTGTCATTGTCCACTTAACCGAAATACTGCGTGTACTCACCGCCGATACCGACGGAGAGCTTTTCCGCCGCGCCCGCAGACGGCGCGATGGCGAAGGTGGCGAACAGGGAAGCGGCGAGGCCGGCCGGCCGCCACCGTACCAATCCAAATGGTTGGTTCATGGGTCCCCCCCTCCAGAGGGTCAGGTCAGGTGCGACGCGATGCGATCGCAGGGTTACAGACATTTTTGCAAATGACA
It includes:
- a CDS encoding porin, which encodes MDNDTNTGDFTGFDVKTDGTLVFGGELILDNGLAVGMEVGLDAMSSGSDQIDGSMLYLESSAGRLEVGQTDSVAAIMHYAAPDVGFGINDSDISDWVVNLTGADADSAFQSTYLYLGEDQASKINYYTPRFSGFQFGFSYIPEFERDSNIQPSGDIYRDGFSLGANFVQEFGDVEVALAAGYLFADKPDGVGAAGDDAQGYSFGANLTYAGFTVGGSYANTQGNPGGGTDTATSFDGDGFDIGVAYAFGDASVSLSYYQGSVEDSVATAGDSDHNTVMLSGAYDLGPGVTALGSIFRTEFESDSGADNEGWAVVTGITLSF